One genomic segment of Polyodon spathula isolate WHYD16114869_AA chromosome 35, ASM1765450v1, whole genome shotgun sequence includes these proteins:
- the LOC121303845 gene encoding mRNA decay activator protein ZFP36-like — MSERFDEQLLMNVINMTLNDSYNLEQQQVNSIGHKNSNPSASSYRRSSYMFNSAEQLDDAPCWSLDINPWSQSEPTKSLRQFRTDRSISLTDNSTSGFGGTKTLAVPPPPGFPPLSAQTPLPSNRYKTELCRSFEESGICKYGSKCQFAHGASELRTLNRHPKYKTEMCRTFYNFGYCPYGTRCHFLHQERLASSNGLQLNQTPQPQQQTRQFRQSVSFAGFLGSRNSPPPSLQDPLGFTRAPSVSPPPAELHLPVFTSDAAPQPTKNAFQFCKSHQNLGEFNRVPHILEPNNSSCCLCGVGKSVQPPLGKMSPRDDQNVFAPRPKLQRCASEDSLSDRDSYSSGSLSGSESPTFDSLGNRRLVVFTRLSVSD; from the exons atgtctgaaAGATTTGATGAACAATTGTTGATG aacgtTATAAACATGACTTTGAACGATTCATACAACCTGGAGCAGCAACAGGTAAATTCTATCGGCCACAAAAACAGCAACCCCTCAGCTTCATCTTACCGGCGCTCCAGTTATATGTTCAATAGCGCGGAACAGCTCGACGACGCCCCCTGCTGGTCGTTAGACATCAACCCTTGGAGCCAGTCAGAACCCACCAAGAGTCTCCGTCAGTTCAGGACTGATCGATCCATAAGCCTGACGGATAATAGTACCTCGGGATTCGGAGGGACCAAGACCCTAGCTGTGCCTCCACCCCCGGGATTTCCACCGCTGAGTGCCCAGACACCTCTCCCGTCCAACCGCTACAAGACGGAGCTCTGTCGAAGCTTTGAAGAGAGCGGCATCTGCAAGTATGGGAGCAAATGTCAATTCGCCCATGGAGCCAGCGAGCTGCGTACCCTAAACCGTCACCCCAAGTACAAAACCGAGATGTGCCGTACTTTCTACAACTTCGGCTACTGTCCTTACGGAACCCGCTGTCACTTTCTCCACCAGGAAAGGCTTGCTTCTTCTAACGGCTTGCAACTAAACCAGACTCCGCAGCCTCAGCAGCAAACGCGCCAGTTCCGCCAGAGTGTCAGTTTTGCCGGCTTCCTGGGTTCAAGAAACTCCCCTCCTCCATCTCTCCAAGACCCGCTGGGTTTCACGCGTGCCCCGTCGGTGTCGCCGCCTCCTGCCGAGCTGCATTTGCCAGTCTTTACCAGCGACGCTGCGCCACAGCCGACCAAGAACGCGTTCCAGTTTTGCAAAAGCCATCAGAACCTGGGCGAATTCAACCGCGTTCCTCATATTCTGGAGCCCAACAACAGCTCCTGCTGCCTCTGTGGCGTCGGAAAAAGCGTCCAGCCCCCCCTCGGCAAAATGAGTCCAAGAGACGACCAGAATGTATTCGCTCCACGCCCCAAACTCCAGCGTTGCGCTTCGGAAGATTCGCTCTCCGACCGGGACAGTTACAGCTCAGGCAGCCTTAGCGGTTCCGAATCCCCCACCTTTGACAGCTTGGGGAACAGGCGGCTAGTGGTTTTCACTCGCTTGTCTGTTTCcgactaa